In Zingiber officinale cultivar Zhangliang chromosome 6A, Zo_v1.1, whole genome shotgun sequence, a single genomic region encodes these proteins:
- the LOC121995833 gene encoding chorismate synthase 1, chloroplastic-like: MASSDSFVVGLKRADDVCGIGLRQVSGLRRPFSSSAATQISIRRRSYLTHKRLEVRAGGDKFGKHFEVSTYGESHGGGVGCVISGCPPRIPLSEEDLQFELDRRRPGQSRITTPRKETDTCRILSGIYDGMTTGTSICISVPNTDQRGHDYSEMSLAYRPSHADATYDFKYGLRAIQGGGRSSARETIGRVAAGAIAKKILKMYAGTEILAYVSQVHKVVLPEGVVDHETVTLDQIESNIVRCPDPDYAQKMIEAIDEVRVKGDSVGGIVTCIARNVPRGLGCPVFDKLEADLAKAMLSLPATKGFEIGSGFAGTFLTGSEHNDEFFMDEHGNMRTRTNRSGGVQGGISNGETIYLRIAFKPTSTIAKKQQTVTRDRHETELIARGRHDPCVVPRAVPMVEAMAALVLLDQLMAQTSQCGLFPANAALQQQIVQDPNGSLVTP; encoded by the exons ATGGCTTCCTCGGATTCCTTCGTCGTCGGGTTAAAGCGCGCCGATGACGTTTGCGGCATCGGCCTCCGACAAGTCTCCGGCCTCCGCCGTCCTTTCTCCTCCTCCGCCGCCACCCAAATTTCCATTCGCCGCCGGAGTTACCTCACTCACAAGAGGCTCG AGGTACGAGCTGGCGGAGATAAATTTGGAAAGCACTTTGAAGTTTCAACCTATGGCGAATCTCATGGAGGAGGTGTTGGTTGCGTTATTAGTGGATGCCCCCCAAGGATTCCTCTCTCTGAGGAGGATTTGCAATTTGAACTTGATAGAAG GAGACCAGGTCAAAGCAGGATAACCACTCCGAGAAAAGAAACTGATACTTGTCGTATTCTCTCAGGAATATATGATG GAATGACAACTGGGACTTCAATTTGTATATCTGTCCCAAATACAGATCAAAGAGGACAT GATTATAGTGAAATGTCATTAGCATATAGGCCTTCTCATGCGGATGCAACATATGACTTCAAATATGGTTTGAGAGCGATACAG GGAGGTGGCAGATCATCAGCAAGAGAGACTATTGGTAGGGTTGCTGCAGGAGCTATTGCAAAGAAGATTCTTAAGATGTATGCAGGAACTGAG ATTTTGGCATATGTTTCTCAAGTTCATAAAGTTGTGCTTCCTGAAGGTGTTGTTGATCATGAGACAGTGACCCTTGATCAA ATTGAGAGTAACATCGTCAGATGTCCGGATCCAGATTATGCTCAAAAGATGATTGAAGCCATCGATGAAGTTCGAGTTAAGGGAGACTCTGTTGGAGGCATAGTGACATGCATTGCTCGAAATGTTCCACGA GGGCTTGGATGTCCAGTCTTTGATAAATTGGAAGCTGATTTGGCAAAAGCTATGTTGTCTCTCCCTGCAACGAAGGGATTTGAAATTGGCAGTGGTTTTGCAG GAACTTTCTTGACTGGAAGTGAGCATAATGATGAGTTCTTCATGGATGAGCATGGCAATATGCGGACACGAACAAACCGGTCTGGGGGTGTACAG GGAGGAATATCAAATGGAGAAACCATTTACTTGAGAATAGCTTTTAAACCAACTTCTACTATTGCG AAAAAGCAGCAAACAGTGACAAGAGATCGACATGAAACTGAGCTTATCGCAAGAGGGCGCCATGACCCTTGTGTGGTGCCTCGAG CGGTTCCAATGGTGGAAGCGATGGCAGCTTTGGTGCTGTTGGATCAACTGATGGCGCAAACATCACAATGCGGATTGTTTCCTGCCAATGCTGCTCTTCAGCAACAAATTGTTCAAGATCCAAATGGATCTCTGGTCACTCCATAG